In one Cloacibacillus porcorum genomic region, the following are encoded:
- a CDS encoding LysR family transcriptional regulator: MDMNLQKYLAFVITVEYGSFTKAAEMLKYSQPGISRMIGDLERDWGVSLLERGRSGVRLTSDGLKLLPLAQNVCRECRRLQAQVEELNGLQSGLIRIGTFSSVATHWLPNIIKEFQKDYPNIDYELLLGDYTEIERWIAEGRVDFGFIRLPTLPEFETIFLERDHLLVVMPEDHPLAGVGYFPVAALCDYPFMLLEKGAKAEVSEIFERCGISPKVRFTTWDDYAIMSMVESGLGISILPQLILQRIPYRIITKKLEVQAYREIGLAFRDKGSVPLAVRRFLDYIDHRRPADSDGKNTQV; encoded by the coding sequence ACTAAGGCGGCGGAGATGCTTAAATATTCACAGCCTGGCATCAGCCGCATGATCGGCGATCTTGAACGTGACTGGGGCGTGTCTCTGCTAGAACGCGGGCGCTCAGGCGTACGGCTGACCTCCGACGGGCTGAAACTGCTGCCGTTAGCCCAAAACGTCTGCCGTGAATGCAGGCGGCTGCAGGCTCAGGTCGAAGAGCTGAACGGCCTGCAGTCAGGCCTCATCCGCATCGGCACCTTCTCAAGCGTAGCTACGCACTGGCTGCCGAATATCATCAAAGAATTCCAGAAGGACTATCCCAATATAGATTACGAGCTGTTGTTGGGAGACTACACGGAAATTGAACGCTGGATCGCGGAGGGGCGCGTCGACTTCGGATTCATCCGCCTTCCCACTCTTCCGGAATTTGAGACGATCTTTCTTGAACGGGATCATCTCCTCGTAGTTATGCCGGAGGACCATCCCCTAGCGGGCGTCGGATACTTTCCCGTCGCGGCGCTCTGCGACTATCCTTTCATGCTGTTGGAAAAGGGGGCGAAGGCCGAAGTTTCGGAGATATTTGAACGCTGCGGCATCTCGCCTAAAGTCCGTTTCACCACCTGGGACGATTACGCCATAATGTCGATGGTGGAGAGCGGACTCGGCATCAGCATCCTGCCACAGCTCATCTTGCAGCGCATCCCATACCGCATAATTACAAAAAAATTGGAGGTGCAGGCCTACCGTGAGATTGGGCTGGCTTTTCGGGACAAGGGGAGCGTGCCGCTGGCTGTGAGGCGTTTTCTGGATTATATTGACCACCGGCGTCCGGCGGATTCAGACGGTAAAAACACGCAGGTTTAG
- the mnmA gene encoding tRNA 2-thiouridine(34) synthase MnmA: MNGKRALIAMSGGVDSSVAAFLTKEEGFDCAGATMKLFSNEDIGVEGESRCCSLDDVEDARSVANRLGIPFFVFNFSDNFRREVIERFIAAYKSGATPNPCIDCNRFLKFDKFFSRAKELDIGHIVTGHYAAVYYDTASRRWGLKKGTDESKDQSYVLYSLTQEQLAHTLLPLGGMSKTEVREIARDNGFINAKKRESQDICFVPDGDYAAFIERYTGEPNRPGNFVDGEGRVLGRHRGFVRYTIGQRRGLGLSLREPLYVCAKRAADNTVILGRGEELFSKSLTASGINLIACERISSPLRLRAKVRYKQREQWATVEQTAEDRLRVDFDEPQRAVTPGQAVVFYDGSCVVGGGTIE, translated from the coding sequence TTGAACGGCAAAAGGGCGCTGATCGCGATGAGCGGCGGAGTTGACAGCTCCGTCGCCGCCTTTTTGACGAAGGAGGAGGGCTTCGACTGCGCCGGCGCGACGATGAAGCTCTTCTCGAACGAGGATATCGGCGTCGAGGGCGAGAGCCGCTGCTGCTCTCTTGACGATGTGGAGGATGCGCGCAGCGTCGCTAACCGGCTCGGTATCCCCTTCTTCGTCTTTAACTTTTCCGATAATTTCCGCCGCGAGGTGATAGAGCGCTTTATCGCCGCCTATAAGAGCGGCGCGACGCCCAATCCCTGCATCGACTGCAACCGTTTTCTGAAGTTTGACAAATTTTTCTCCCGCGCGAAGGAGCTTGATATCGGTCACATCGTGACCGGGCACTACGCCGCCGTCTATTATGACACGGCCTCGCGGCGCTGGGGGCTGAAAAAGGGGACGGACGAGAGCAAGGATCAGAGCTATGTCCTCTATTCGCTGACGCAGGAGCAGCTCGCGCACACGCTGCTGCCGCTCGGCGGCATGTCGAAGACCGAGGTGCGGGAGATCGCGCGGGATAACGGCTTTATCAACGCGAAGAAGCGGGAGAGCCAGGATATCTGCTTCGTCCCCGACGGCGATTACGCCGCCTTTATCGAACGCTATACGGGGGAGCCGAACCGCCCCGGCAATTTCGTCGACGGCGAGGGGCGGGTACTAGGCCGCCACCGCGGCTTTGTCCGCTATACGATCGGCCAGCGGCGCGGCCTTGGACTCTCGCTGCGCGAACCCCTCTATGTCTGCGCGAAACGCGCGGCGGACAACACGGTGATATTGGGCCGCGGCGAGGAGCTTTTCTCGAAGAGCCTCACCGCCTCGGGGATAAACCTCATCGCCTGTGAGAGGATATCGTCTCCGCTCCGTCTGCGGGCGAAGGTCCGCTATAAGCAGCGCGAGCAGTGGGCGACGGTGGAACAGACGGCGGAGGACCGTCTCCGCGTCGACTTCGACGAGCCGCAGCGCGCGGTGACCCCTGGGCAGGCGGTGGTGTTCTACGATGGCAGCTGCGTGGTCGGCGGCGGCACGATAGAGTAA
- a CDS encoding DMT family transporter: MEAKRRQMIIGDLAVLLVALIWGATNVVIRDALDGITPFWFCALRFIIAWGAVMLIFGKRAMAMERRAKAAGTFTGMVFICAYLAGAVGLLYTTAGNQSFIISMSVVFVPLSVWLFTRKFPGWHVVTAVALCTAGMAGLVLDGNLSVNIGDLLSAGAMLFVTAYILLVQKFVDGADPCGLACWQAFGGMILAVAAALAFEPIPAHLSGAAWAAIVYAGTIGFALTLVLQTTAQKYTTSTHVAILLSTSGIFGSAIGVIFIGEPMTWRIFIASALILAGVLSVEVIPAVRKQNQQKRQQP; this comes from the coding sequence ATGGAAGCGAAGCGCAGACAAATGATAATCGGAGACCTCGCCGTCCTCCTCGTAGCCCTGATATGGGGGGCGACGAACGTCGTCATCCGAGACGCTCTGGACGGGATAACCCCCTTCTGGTTCTGCGCGCTGCGTTTCATCATCGCCTGGGGCGCCGTCATGCTCATATTCGGCAAAAGGGCGATGGCGATGGAGCGCCGCGCGAAGGCCGCGGGTACCTTCACCGGCATGGTCTTTATCTGCGCCTACCTCGCGGGGGCGGTGGGCCTGCTCTACACCACCGCCGGCAACCAGTCGTTCATCATCTCCATGTCCGTCGTCTTCGTGCCGCTCTCCGTATGGCTCTTCACGAGAAAATTTCCCGGCTGGCACGTCGTCACCGCCGTCGCCCTCTGCACCGCGGGCATGGCGGGACTCGTCCTTGACGGAAACCTCTCGGTAAACATCGGCGACCTGCTGTCCGCGGGCGCGATGCTCTTCGTCACCGCCTACATCCTGCTTGTGCAGAAATTTGTCGACGGCGCCGATCCCTGCGGCCTCGCCTGCTGGCAGGCCTTCGGCGGCATGATCCTCGCCGTGGCCGCGGCCCTCGCCTTTGAACCGATACCGGCGCATCTCAGCGGCGCGGCGTGGGCGGCGATCGTCTACGCTGGCACCATCGGCTTCGCGCTGACCCTCGTCCTCCAGACCACCGCGCAGAAATACACCACCTCCACGCACGTCGCGATCCTGCTCTCCACCTCAGGCATCTTCGGCAGCGCCATCGGCGTGATCTTTATCGGCGAACCGATGACCTGGCGCATCTTCATCGCCTCGGCGCTCATCCTCGCGGGAGTCCTCTCCGTAGAGGTGATCCCGGCGGTAAGAAAGCAAAACCAACAGAAACGGCAGCAGCCGTAA
- a CDS encoding hydrolase, translating to MGNCITREAALELLRKYNKEEFHLLHALTVEGVMRWYANDLGYGDEADYWAAIGLLHDIDFELYPDEHCKKAPELLAEGGVDEAMIRSVCSHGYGLCSDIKPEHLMEKVLFASDELTGLIGAAALMRPSKSVQDMELKSLKKKYKDKKFAAGCSREVIAQGAEILGWELDTLLEKTLEAMRSCEAGVAAELESIK from the coding sequence ATGGGCAATTGTATCACCAGAGAGGCGGCCCTTGAGCTGCTTAGAAAATATAACAAAGAGGAGTTCCATCTGCTTCATGCTCTGACGGTGGAGGGCGTGATGCGCTGGTACGCGAACGATCTCGGTTACGGTGATGAGGCCGATTACTGGGCGGCGATAGGGCTGCTTCACGATATAGACTTTGAGCTCTATCCCGATGAGCATTGTAAAAAGGCTCCCGAGCTGCTGGCGGAGGGCGGCGTGGACGAGGCGATGATACGCTCCGTATGCAGCCACGGCTACGGCCTCTGCTCGGACATCAAGCCGGAGCATCTGATGGAAAAGGTATTATTTGCTTCCGACGAACTGACCGGTCTTATCGGAGCGGCAGCACTGATGCGCCCTTCAAAGAGCGTGCAGGATATGGAGCTCAAGAGCCTTAAAAAGAAGTATAAGGACAAGAAGTTCGCCGCCGGCTGTTCTCGCGAGGTGATCGCGCAGGGTGCGGAGATTCTTGGATGGGAGCTGGACACGCTGCTTGAAAAGACGCTTGAGGCGATGCGCTCCTGCGAAGCGGGCGTCGCCGCCGAGCTGGAAAGTATAAAATAG
- a CDS encoding sensor domain-containing diguanylate cyclase: MVNLKKYAARDICRIIGVPSVIALAAFVSMLIFSVEVTHQTEENTFSMLMDSAKQQVMLFDVSIEGQVNMLSTLADSIAKPVGEGRDLREFIPRLEVMKYSSNFTNVGITGKDGEGYISSGHHIDIADRGYFQKSMLFQTVVEKVKLGKVIKTPIFIISVPIVDNDRVVGILFGSYDFSQFKSIAKIDAFKGSSYCFIVDSDGDIVIGTDKRHFFTDGKLAEESLYSVNFLDELKNGTIDRRDSFDKFMNNFKSERGGMFGYSFGGSRRYAVYQPLGINGWVLFNMIDASSVDARKNKILYSAFVVIGIVALCSLFLVFCIYRLNAEKNRELRESEELYRVVENFTNMVIFDMSIKNDTIRYNENFEEMFGYKPRFFKFSELVENYAAIVYEDDLPMIDKMLNAIPVAECGSVEFRCISPFGYCIWMRIEYNKLHGEDGQVQRIVGRLTNIDDEKKKFQRLRLAAERDSLTGLLNRKTAEGQIRAALAGGGGGLHALFIIDVDDFKSINDGFGHIEGDRVLMVIAKAMEEFFRGSDIIGRLGGDEFVVLLKDIPSIDVLKTRAAGLRALFSKIGGSCSLPGHISASFGVSVASGGRKSFEELYREADEALYRAKAEGKNGYHIYGG, from the coding sequence ATGGTAAATTTGAAAAAATACGCGGCAAGGGATATTTGCCGTATTATCGGCGTCCCCTCCGTCATTGCGCTGGCGGCCTTTGTCAGTATGCTTATATTCAGCGTCGAAGTTACGCACCAGACTGAGGAAAATACGTTTTCCATGCTGATGGATTCCGCGAAGCAGCAGGTCATGCTATTCGACGTGTCGATAGAGGGGCAGGTCAACATGCTTTCGACTCTTGCCGACAGTATCGCCAAGCCGGTGGGTGAGGGGCGTGATCTCAGGGAATTTATACCGCGGCTGGAGGTGATGAAATATTCCTCCAACTTTACAAATGTGGGGATCACGGGCAAGGACGGAGAGGGATATATCTCAAGCGGCCATCATATCGATATTGCGGACAGAGGTTATTTTCAGAAGAGTATGCTCTTTCAGACCGTCGTCGAGAAGGTAAAATTAGGCAAGGTCATTAAAACGCCAATTTTTATCATATCGGTGCCGATAGTAGATAATGACCGCGTGGTGGGTATTCTTTTCGGAAGCTATGATTTTTCCCAGTTCAAGTCGATTGCGAAGATAGATGCCTTTAAGGGCAGCAGCTATTGTTTTATCGTCGACAGCGACGGCGATATCGTGATCGGCACGGATAAGCGTCATTTCTTTACGGACGGCAAGTTAGCGGAGGAGTCGCTGTATAGCGTTAATTTTCTGGATGAACTGAAGAACGGCACTATCGACAGAAGAGATTCTTTTGATAAGTTCATGAATAATTTTAAATCTGAAAGAGGCGGGATGTTCGGTTACTCTTTCGGCGGGAGCAGACGTTATGCCGTTTATCAGCCGCTTGGTATCAACGGCTGGGTCCTGTTCAATATGATAGACGCCTCTTCGGTCGACGCGCGGAAGAATAAGATACTGTATTCCGCCTTCGTCGTCATCGGGATCGTCGCCCTCTGTTCGCTGTTTTTAGTCTTCTGTATATACAGACTGAACGCCGAGAAGAACAGAGAGCTTCGTGAGAGCGAGGAGCTCTATCGCGTCGTTGAAAATTTTACCAATATGGTGATTTTTGACATGAGTATAAAGAACGACACGATCAGATATAACGAAAATTTTGAGGAGATGTTCGGTTATAAGCCGAGGTTCTTTAAGTTCTCCGAACTTGTGGAAAATTATGCTGCTATAGTATACGAGGATGATCTGCCGATGATCGACAAGATGCTGAACGCCATCCCCGTCGCCGAGTGCGGCTCGGTGGAATTTCGCTGTATCTCTCCCTTCGGTTATTGTATTTGGATGAGGATCGAGTATAACAAGCTGCACGGCGAGGACGGACAGGTCCAGCGCATCGTCGGACGGCTGACGAATATCGACGACGAGAAGAAGAAGTTTCAGAGGCTGCGTTTGGCGGCGGAGCGCGATTCTCTTACGGGGCTGCTGAACCGCAAGACGGCGGAGGGACAGATAAGGGCCGCCCTTGCGGGAGGTGGCGGCGGGCTGCATGCCCTTTTCATCATCGATGTGGATGATTTCAAGTCGATCAACGACGGCTTTGGGCATATTGAGGGAGACCGGGTGCTCATGGTGATCGCGAAGGCGATGGAGGAATTTTTCCGCGGCTCCGATATTATCGGGAGGCTCGGCGGCGATGAATTTGTTGTGTTGTTGAAGGATATTCCCTCGATCGATGTCTTGAAGACGCGGGCCGCGGGCTTACGCGCCCTTTTTTCAAAGATAGGCGGCTCCTGTTCACTTCCTGGGCATATCTCCGCGAGCTTCGGCGTCTCAGTCGCCTCCGGCGGCCGGAAGAGTTTTGAGGAGCTTTATCGGGAGGCTGACGAGGCGCTGTACAGGGCCAAGGCCGAGGGGAAAAACGGTTATCATATTTACGGCGGTTAA
- a CDS encoding GGDEF domain-containing protein has protein sequence MMENTGNNAKRLWKRILWVPTLITFAACASIAAFSVSTVRAADFCAAFEQGCRACSLRAHVSVSVGIAVTVGWQKSFDELYREADAALYRVKAEGKNDYHIYNDGVA, from the coding sequence ATGATGGAGAATACTGGAAATAACGCGAAGAGGTTATGGAAACGGATTTTGTGGGTACCGACCCTGATCACGTTCGCTGCCTGCGCCAGTATCGCGGCCTTCAGCGTAAGCACGGTGCGGGCGGCAGATTTCTGTGCTGCTTTTGAGCAGGGATGCCGCGCCTGCTCGCTCCGCGCACACGTCTCCGTCAGCGTAGGGATCGCCGTCACCGTCGGCTGGCAGAAGAGCTTTGACGAGCTGTACCGCGAGGCCGACGCCGCGCTTTACCGCGTTAAAGCGGAGGGAAAGAACGACTACCACATTTATAACGACGGTGTAGCGTAA